A region from the Arthrobacter gengyunqii genome encodes:
- a CDS encoding dihydrodipicolinate synthase family protein, translating into MASQPIRQFTGVIPPVVTPRSADGSIDTHSLTRVTKHLLEGGVHGLFVLGSSAEVPYMTNDERELVVTTIAGVNAGQVPLIVGACEQTTNRVIEEGRKMVGLGADALVVTSPFYAIPNAQETDTHFRSIHAALDVPLFAYDVPVRTHFKLPLNLLIQLGRDQVIAGVKDSSGDDVSFRQLVLAARGIDNFSIFTGHEVVVDGALLGGADGVVPGLGNVDPAGYRRLFDAAAAGDFVKAAAEQDRLADVFNIVYTPTPGRVSGGAAGLGAFKTALMLMGVIDTNIMSAPMLSLNDAETAAIRTILERNGLI; encoded by the coding sequence GTGGCCTCTCAGCCCATCCGCCAGTTCACCGGCGTCATTCCCCCCGTCGTCACCCCGCGTTCCGCGGACGGCAGCATCGACACCCACTCCCTGACCCGGGTTACCAAGCACCTGCTGGAGGGCGGCGTGCACGGCCTGTTCGTCCTCGGCTCCTCCGCCGAGGTGCCGTACATGACCAACGACGAGCGGGAACTGGTGGTCACCACCATTGCCGGAGTCAATGCCGGCCAGGTCCCGCTGATCGTCGGGGCGTGCGAGCAGACCACCAACCGCGTCATCGAGGAGGGCCGGAAAATGGTGGGCCTGGGCGCCGACGCGCTGGTGGTGACGTCCCCGTTCTACGCCATCCCCAACGCGCAGGAAACCGACACCCACTTCCGCAGCATCCACGCCGCCCTGGACGTGCCGCTCTTCGCCTATGACGTGCCGGTCCGCACCCACTTCAAGCTGCCGCTGAACCTGCTGATCCAGCTGGGCCGGGACCAGGTCATCGCCGGCGTCAAGGATTCCTCCGGGGACGACGTGTCCTTCCGTCAGCTCGTCCTCGCCGCGCGCGGCATCGACAACTTCTCCATCTTCACCGGCCACGAAGTGGTGGTGGACGGCGCCCTGCTCGGCGGCGCCGACGGCGTGGTGCCCGGTCTGGGCAACGTGGACCCGGCGGGCTACCGCCGGCTGTTCGACGCCGCCGCGGCCGGAGATTTCGTCAAGGCGGCCGCGGAACAGGACCGCCTGGCCGACGTCTTCAACATTGTCTACACGCCCACACCGGGCCGGGTTTCGGGCGGCGCAGCCGGCCTGGGCGCCTTCAAGACTGCCCTCATGCTGATGGGCGTCATCGACACCAACATCATGTCCGCGCCGATGCTGAGCCTCAACGACGCGGAAACAGCAGCCATCCGCACCATCCTTGAGCGCAACGGCCTGATCTAG
- a CDS encoding ABC transporter permease: protein MATLLRLLGRRLAALPFMLLGVTIMVFIVLSVIPADRATAVLGENASEEAKDAFREDRGLNDSLLVQFLRYLGGVVRLDFGFTNPPEESVASKIASAFPVTLQLTLLGILLAVFLALVLGVTSALYRDRWPDQAIRVFSIAAIATPSFWLAILLIQWFALPAGSIFPTGGLDWADQYGFVGWMYSMALPALALGLPVSASLIRVVRTSMVEELDRDYVRTAIGNGVPYRTVVARNVLRNALVTPVTVLGLRIGYLLGGAVVIEKIFNLNGMGDLIIVGLNTSDTNLVQGAVLTIAVAFVVVNILVDVLYVLINPRIRTV from the coding sequence ATGGCAACACTTTTGCGCCTGCTGGGCCGCAGGCTGGCAGCTCTGCCGTTCATGCTGCTGGGCGTGACCATCATGGTCTTTATCGTTCTGTCCGTGATCCCGGCGGACCGCGCCACGGCCGTCCTGGGCGAAAACGCCAGTGAAGAGGCCAAGGACGCCTTCCGCGAGGACCGCGGCCTGAACGACTCCCTGCTGGTGCAGTTCCTGCGCTACCTGGGCGGAGTGGTGCGGCTGGATTTCGGGTTCACCAACCCGCCGGAGGAATCGGTGGCCTCCAAGATTGCCTCGGCATTCCCGGTCACCCTGCAGCTGACCCTGCTGGGCATCCTGCTGGCTGTGTTTCTGGCCCTGGTGCTGGGCGTGACGAGCGCCCTGTACCGGGACCGCTGGCCCGACCAAGCCATCCGAGTCTTCTCGATTGCCGCCATTGCGACGCCGTCGTTCTGGCTCGCGATCCTGCTCATCCAGTGGTTTGCGCTGCCTGCCGGCTCGATCTTTCCCACCGGCGGCCTGGACTGGGCCGATCAGTACGGCTTTGTCGGCTGGATGTACTCCATGGCCCTGCCCGCGCTGGCCCTGGGCCTGCCGGTTTCCGCATCCCTCATCCGGGTGGTGCGGACCTCCATGGTCGAGGAGCTGGACCGCGACTACGTCCGCACGGCCATCGGCAACGGAGTTCCGTACCGGACCGTCGTGGCCCGGAACGTGCTGCGCAACGCCCTGGTGACCCCGGTTACCGTGCTGGGTCTGCGCATCGGGTACCTGCTGGGCGGCGCGGTGGTGATCGAGAAAATCTTCAACCTCAACGGCATGGGAGACCTGATCATTGTCGGGCTCAACACCTCGGACACCAATCTCGTCCAAGGTGCGGTGCTGACCATTGCAGTGGCCTTCGTCGTCGTCAACATCCTGGTGGATGTTCTCTACGTACTCATCAATCCCCGGATCCGGACGGTATAA
- a CDS encoding N-acetylglucosamine-6-phosphate deacetylase, producing the protein MKPVNHTQPVTVVRGRVLLGSRVVENSVVAVAGTAIIYAGLETGLPDALTAAGIAASDVTTLVLAPGQLVAPGLVDVHNHGGYGVDFLSADAVAARSSLHRMHSAGTTTVLASLVTASPADLFAGLDMFAGLAETGDVAGIHLEGPFLSAARCGAQDPRWLRSPDADFAEQLITAARGHLRTMTYAPELPGAPDLVDLLISHSVIPSLGHTAASADDAGASLKRAAFGLGSRHGAVAGRRAAVPTVTHLFNGMDPLHHRSPGAVAAALRAARAGTAIVELIADNTHLDPYLVASMFELLGADNIVLVTDAMAAAGLSDGQYRLGPAEVSVSDGVARLQSGALAGGTASMLDLVRNAVAAGVPMEDALHSATTVPARILGMSGRIGTLAAGASADLLLLDANLRLSRVLRRGVWISEG; encoded by the coding sequence ATGAAGCCGGTAAACCACACCCAGCCGGTCACGGTTGTCCGCGGCCGGGTGCTGCTGGGTTCGCGTGTGGTGGAGAACAGTGTTGTTGCCGTGGCCGGAACAGCGATCATTTATGCCGGCTTGGAAACCGGACTTCCGGACGCGCTGACGGCAGCCGGCATCGCCGCTTCCGATGTGACAACGCTGGTGCTGGCTCCCGGCCAGTTGGTTGCCCCCGGTTTGGTGGATGTGCACAACCACGGCGGCTACGGCGTTGATTTCCTGTCCGCCGACGCCGTCGCCGCCCGAAGCTCCTTGCACCGGATGCACTCCGCGGGCACCACCACCGTGCTGGCGAGTCTGGTCACCGCGTCCCCTGCCGATCTGTTCGCCGGCTTGGACATGTTCGCCGGGCTGGCCGAAACCGGTGATGTCGCAGGCATCCATCTGGAGGGACCGTTCCTGTCCGCTGCCCGGTGCGGCGCGCAGGATCCGCGGTGGCTGCGCTCCCCCGATGCTGACTTCGCCGAACAACTGATCACCGCAGCCCGCGGGCACCTGCGCACCATGACGTATGCTCCCGAACTGCCCGGGGCCCCTGATCTGGTGGACCTGCTGATCTCGCACTCAGTGATTCCCTCGCTGGGGCACACCGCAGCCTCAGCGGACGACGCCGGAGCTTCCCTCAAGCGGGCAGCCTTCGGATTGGGTTCCCGCCACGGGGCAGTGGCCGGCAGGCGGGCTGCGGTTCCCACGGTGACCCATCTGTTCAATGGGATGGACCCCCTCCACCACCGCTCCCCCGGCGCTGTCGCTGCAGCTCTGCGGGCAGCGCGGGCCGGTACTGCCATAGTGGAACTGATTGCCGACAACACGCATCTGGATCCCTATCTGGTGGCGTCCATGTTCGAGCTGCTCGGGGCCGACAACATTGTCCTGGTTACGGACGCGATGGCTGCGGCAGGCCTGTCCGACGGACAGTACCGGCTGGGACCGGCCGAGGTGAGCGTATCGGACGGCGTGGCCCGGTTGCAGTCGGGGGCGCTGGCGGGCGGCACGGCCAGCATGCTGGACCTCGTCCGCAATGCCGTGGCTGCCGGCGTCCCGATGGAAGACGCCCTGCATTCAGCTACGACAGTTCCCGCCCGAATCCTGGGGATGTCCGGTCGGATCGGCACCCTGGCCGCCGGCGCCTCGGCCGATCTCCTGCTGCTGGACGCGAACCTTCGCTTGAGCCGCGTTCTGCGCCGCGGAGTGTGGATCTCCGAGGGGTAA
- a CDS encoding ROK family protein — translation MPSGALLSPARRCVIGVDLGGTKTAAGIVDEDGTVHASGSRPTPATAGAAAILATAVGLVTGMLEQARAAGLDPVAVGIGSAGVINTLDGSVVSATDSLTGWAGTPLAAHVAEQSGLPAFAVNDVHAHNLGEHWVGASAGADSSLLVAVGTGVGGSLILAGAPHLGARAVAGHAGHLASPLAYDDGGRPLPCSCGRAGHVEAIASGPSIALLYRRLAGGDAAADPVSAVDVAVRAAAGEPLALCALTTGATAAGQAVGGLANMLDPSVVVVGGGVAGAGDLWWTPFRAALRAELMDPLADLPVVPAALGSGAAIVGAARFAYNRLSAELNAPQEHHHV, via the coding sequence ATGCCTTCCGGCGCACTCCTTTCCCCGGCCCGGCGCTGCGTCATCGGGGTGGACCTGGGCGGCACCAAGACGGCCGCCGGCATTGTTGACGAAGACGGCACGGTGCATGCCTCCGGATCCCGGCCCACCCCGGCAACTGCCGGAGCGGCGGCGATCCTGGCCACCGCCGTCGGGCTCGTTACGGGCATGCTGGAACAGGCCCGCGCTGCGGGGCTGGACCCGGTGGCGGTGGGCATCGGCTCGGCCGGTGTGATCAACACCTTGGACGGGTCGGTGGTTTCAGCGACCGATTCGCTCACCGGCTGGGCGGGCACTCCGCTGGCGGCGCATGTCGCCGAGCAATCGGGGCTGCCGGCCTTCGCAGTCAATGATGTGCATGCCCACAACCTGGGCGAACACTGGGTGGGTGCCTCGGCCGGCGCGGACTCCAGCTTGCTGGTGGCGGTGGGCACCGGTGTGGGCGGCTCCCTGATCCTGGCCGGTGCGCCGCACCTGGGCGCACGTGCCGTGGCTGGGCACGCCGGGCATCTGGCATCGCCCTTGGCGTACGACGACGGCGGCCGTCCGCTGCCATGCAGCTGCGGACGGGCCGGGCATGTGGAGGCCATTGCCTCCGGACCGTCCATCGCCCTGCTGTATCGGCGGCTCGCCGGCGGGGACGCTGCAGCGGATCCCGTTTCTGCCGTGGATGTTGCCGTTCGGGCTGCCGCCGGGGAGCCGCTGGCCCTTTGTGCCCTGACCACGGGAGCAACAGCCGCCGGACAGGCCGTGGGCGGGCTGGCCAACATGCTGGATCCTTCCGTCGTCGTGGTCGGCGGCGGGGTGGCCGGAGCCGGTGACCTGTGGTGGACGCCGTTCCGGGCCGCGCTGCGCGCCGAGCTGATGGACCCGCTGGCGGATCTTCCCGTGGTTCCGGCGGCCCTGGGCTCCGGCGCCGCCATCGTGGGAGCCGCCCGGTTCGCCTACAACCGTCTTTCCGCTGAACTCAACGCACCACAGGAGCACCACCATGTTTGA
- a CDS encoding ATP-binding cassette domain-containing protein yields MSTDSMSTEAPARTTPVLELRGLKVHHRTRTGSIFRPNIVKAVDGVDFTVRRGETVGVVGESGCGKSTLASVLVGLQQPTAGEVLFHGQPVSIRRAAERKRFGQDVAVVFQDPSTALNPRMTIQDILTDPLQVHGIGDARSRAAKVKDLLALVGLPYTAAEVTPHQVSGGQRQRVAIARALALDPAVIVADEPTSALDVSVRAQVLNLLADLKRELNLGMVFISHDIQTVRYVSDRICVMYYGRIVEEGPAEDIFANPKDDYTRKLLGAAPSLLHP; encoded by the coding sequence ATGAGCACCGATTCCATGAGCACCGAGGCGCCCGCCCGGACCACACCGGTCCTGGAACTGCGCGGCCTCAAGGTCCATCACCGAACCCGCACCGGATCCATCTTCCGCCCCAACATCGTCAAGGCCGTGGACGGCGTGGACTTCACGGTACGCCGCGGCGAAACCGTGGGCGTGGTGGGGGAGTCCGGCTGCGGCAAGTCCACCCTGGCCTCGGTCCTGGTGGGGCTGCAGCAGCCTACGGCGGGGGAGGTCCTGTTCCACGGCCAACCCGTCAGCATCCGCCGCGCAGCGGAACGGAAGCGCTTCGGCCAGGACGTCGCCGTCGTTTTCCAGGATCCGTCCACCGCGTTGAATCCGCGGATGACCATCCAGGACATCCTCACCGATCCGCTGCAGGTCCACGGCATCGGAGACGCCCGCTCCCGGGCGGCCAAGGTCAAGGACCTGCTGGCGCTGGTGGGCCTGCCCTACACCGCGGCCGAGGTGACCCCGCACCAGGTGTCCGGCGGACAGCGGCAGCGCGTGGCCATCGCCCGGGCCCTGGCCCTGGATCCCGCGGTGATCGTGGCGGATGAGCCCACCTCGGCGCTGGACGTTTCCGTCCGGGCCCAGGTGCTGAACCTGCTGGCTGACCTGAAGCGCGAACTGAACCTTGGCATGGTCTTCATTTCCCATGACATCCAGACCGTCCGCTACGTTTCCGACCGCATCTGCGTCATGTACTACGGCCGGATCGTCGAAGAAGGACCGGCCGAAGACATCTTCGCCAACCCGAAGGACGACTACACCCGCAAGCTGCTCGGCGCCGCGCCCAGCCTGCTGCACCCCTGA
- a CDS encoding dipeptide/oligopeptide/nickel ABC transporter permease/ATP-binding protein codes for MRNGLAERLATSGARFTSLKLSSKLALGFLVLVAFIAVTGPMLAPFGENESSAPVLPPGGEHLMGTDGNSYDVFSRLLYGARVSAAIGLGSVLVAVVLGAVLGALAATSRKAVNEGIMRVLDIMMAFPGIALAAALLFALKDYSVALFGSTVPVIIFAIAIVYTPQLARVVRANVLAQYGEDYVRAERVIGAGRLFILTRHVVRNTAAPVLVFATVMVADAIILEASLSFLGAGVQPPSASWGNVMADGRNVVFSGAWWPTTFGGIAILLTVLALNILAEGLTDAMVNPRPRRAAPVKEALLKDITVKDAAAAAAVPASVVPASVVPTPAAAAPVVTPPADTEGTVVEETTAGTLINQPGSLAALAEELQLLAAVENRRTDRLPAVGTDAPVILEVKDLSIRFPGRYGDTAIVDRVSFTVREGETMGLVGESGCGKSITSLAIMGLLPPTAVLSGSIKFNGKELLTNNKRERDQRYRGLRGEQIAMVYQDALSSLNPSMLIKDQLLQLTRRNGRKSPRELLELVKLDPERTLKSYPHELSGGQRQRVLVAMALSRSPKIIVADEPTTALDVTVQKQVVDLLNELREELGFAMVFVSHDLALVASLAHRITVMYAGQVVESAGASELMRNPHHEYTRGLLGAVLSIESDADRLHQIQGTVPSPREFAAGDRFAERSLRPDADPDQVLSFVRVGEGEHYWASHLTDCHNDDGATLAAAGTSAEGQA; via the coding sequence ATGCGCAACGGACTCGCTGAACGGCTCGCCACTTCCGGCGCCCGCTTCACCTCCCTGAAACTCAGCTCCAAGCTCGCCCTGGGGTTCCTGGTCCTGGTGGCGTTCATCGCCGTCACCGGGCCCATGCTCGCCCCGTTCGGCGAGAACGAATCCAGTGCCCCGGTGCTTCCTCCCGGCGGAGAACACCTGATGGGCACCGACGGAAACAGCTACGACGTGTTTTCCCGGCTGCTGTACGGTGCCCGGGTGTCGGCCGCGATCGGCCTCGGGTCAGTGCTTGTGGCCGTGGTCCTGGGCGCCGTCCTCGGAGCCCTGGCCGCGACCTCCCGGAAAGCGGTCAACGAAGGCATCATGCGGGTCCTGGACATCATGATGGCGTTCCCCGGCATCGCCCTGGCCGCCGCCCTGCTCTTCGCGCTCAAGGACTATTCAGTGGCCCTCTTCGGGTCCACCGTTCCGGTGATCATCTTCGCCATCGCCATTGTCTACACACCGCAGCTGGCCCGGGTGGTCCGTGCCAACGTGCTGGCCCAGTACGGCGAGGACTATGTCCGCGCCGAACGCGTGATCGGCGCCGGCCGGCTGTTCATCCTGACCAGGCACGTGGTGCGCAACACCGCGGCTCCCGTGCTCGTCTTTGCCACGGTGATGGTGGCTGACGCCATCATCCTCGAGGCATCGCTGTCCTTCCTTGGCGCCGGCGTCCAACCGCCGTCCGCCTCCTGGGGCAACGTGATGGCCGATGGCCGCAACGTGGTCTTCAGCGGCGCCTGGTGGCCGACGACGTTTGGCGGCATCGCCATCCTGCTCACCGTTCTGGCCCTGAACATCCTGGCCGAAGGCCTCACCGACGCCATGGTCAACCCGCGTCCGCGCCGGGCCGCACCGGTGAAGGAAGCCCTGTTGAAGGACATCACAGTGAAGGACGCGGCAGCCGCAGCCGCCGTTCCCGCCTCCGTCGTTCCCGCCTCCGTCGTTCCCACCCCCGCCGCAGCCGCACCCGTCGTAACCCCGCCCGCGGATACCGAAGGAACCGTGGTGGAGGAAACCACAGCCGGAACCCTCATCAACCAGCCCGGTTCGCTGGCCGCCCTGGCCGAGGAACTGCAGCTGCTCGCCGCCGTTGAGAACCGCCGAACCGACCGGCTCCCCGCCGTCGGCACCGACGCGCCGGTGATCCTCGAGGTGAAGGACCTGTCCATCCGCTTCCCGGGCCGCTACGGCGACACCGCCATTGTGGACCGGGTCAGCTTCACCGTCCGCGAGGGCGAAACCATGGGCCTGGTGGGCGAGTCCGGCTGCGGAAAGTCCATCACCTCCCTGGCCATCATGGGACTGCTGCCGCCCACCGCGGTGCTCAGCGGATCCATCAAGTTCAACGGCAAGGAACTGCTGACCAACAACAAGCGTGAACGCGACCAGCGCTACCGCGGCCTGCGCGGCGAGCAGATCGCCATGGTTTACCAGGACGCGCTGAGCTCGCTCAATCCGTCCATGCTGATCAAGGACCAGCTGCTGCAGCTCACCCGCCGCAACGGCCGCAAGTCCCCCCGCGAACTCCTGGAACTGGTGAAACTGGATCCGGAGCGGACGCTCAAGAGCTATCCGCATGAGCTGTCCGGCGGACAGCGCCAGCGCGTGCTCGTGGCCATGGCACTGTCCCGCTCGCCGAAGATCATCGTCGCGGATGAGCCGACCACCGCCCTGGACGTAACCGTCCAGAAACAGGTGGTGGACCTGCTCAACGAACTGCGCGAGGAACTCGGTTTCGCCATGGTCTTCGTCAGCCACGATCTGGCCCTGGTGGCATCCCTGGCACACCGGATCACGGTCATGTACGCCGGTCAGGTGGTGGAATCCGCCGGCGCCTCCGAGCTGATGCGCAATCCGCACCACGAGTACACCCGCGGCCTGCTCGGCGCCGTGCTGTCCATCGAATCCGACGCCGACCGGCTGCACCAGATCCAGGGAACGGTTCCGTCGCCGCGTGAATTCGCCGCCGGAGACCGGTTTGCCGAACGCTCCCTGCGTCCGGACGCCGATCCGGACCAGGTCCTGTCCTTTGTCCGCGTGGGCGAGGGCGAGCACTACTGGGCCAGCCACCTGACAGATTGCCACAACGACGACGGCGCCACTCTGGCCGCCGCCGGCACCAGTGCCGAAGGACAAGCATGA
- a CDS encoding FadR/GntR family transcriptional regulator — MAARAPRFSAQARLAALQSDIMDLILDSKLQAGSPLPTEAELCSALGVGRNTLRESLKVLQALGVVEIRHGYGMFVAPTNFDALTAGLSFRGRLSLRQQGKEALELVDVRQTLESGLIGQAMTLMTPEHLAAIETTVREMESLADQGQALAAVDSEFHRQLFEPLGNELLTHLMSVFWDVYSRIHAEAGMKAASLHATAQMHRGIFEAVRAGDKALASERINSHFDGIREAIAELVSR, encoded by the coding sequence ATAGCCGCCCGGGCGCCGCGGTTCAGCGCCCAGGCACGGCTTGCTGCCCTGCAGAGCGACATCATGGACTTGATTCTGGACAGCAAGCTGCAGGCCGGAAGTCCGCTGCCCACCGAGGCCGAACTCTGCTCGGCACTGGGCGTTGGACGGAACACGCTGCGCGAATCCCTCAAAGTTCTCCAGGCCCTGGGCGTCGTGGAGATTAGGCACGGTTACGGCATGTTTGTCGCGCCCACCAACTTCGATGCCCTGACCGCCGGGCTGAGCTTCCGGGGGCGGTTATCGCTGCGGCAGCAGGGCAAGGAGGCACTGGAACTGGTGGACGTCCGGCAGACACTGGAATCAGGATTGATCGGTCAGGCAATGACACTCATGACCCCTGAGCATCTTGCCGCCATCGAGACCACCGTCCGGGAGATGGAATCCCTGGCAGATCAAGGCCAGGCCCTGGCTGCAGTGGACTCGGAATTTCACCGGCAGCTGTTTGAGCCGCTGGGCAACGAGTTGCTGACCCACCTCATGTCGGTGTTTTGGGATGTTTACAGCCGGATCCATGCCGAAGCGGGAATGAAGGCCGCCAGCCTGCACGCCACCGCGCAAATGCACCGCGGGATCTTCGAAGCGGTCCGTGCCGGAGACAAGGCGCTGGCGTCCGAACGGATCAACAGCCACTTTGACGGCATCCGCGAGGCTATTGCCGAACTGGTCAGCCGATGA
- a CDS encoding ABC transporter substrate-binding protein yields MSTTSESTGFLRNASRRDFLRIAGVLGTASAFAGSLAACSPGGAPAATGTGAAAADSIEAGISYSLSTGFDPMTATGATPVAANLHIFEGLTELHPATRKPYLALAGAEPEKVDDTTYRVTLRDGATFHNGEPVTVDDVVYSFERVLDPANASLFAGFIPFIASVTADGDAVKFALKYPFAEFGPRISVVKIVPKALASNQAAFDLAPVGSGPYKFVSAVKEDRIVFKKFEEYNGSYPAKVTDMTWLLLADPAARVAAVPSRTQAIEDIPYLDVDQLKAKLDVESVQSFGLLFMMFNCASEKFADKRVRQALHYATNTEDIISKALLGNAAAATSYFQKGHPSYTEAGTVYGYDPEKAKALLKEAGMENMTVTLTSTDAGWVTKVTPLIKESWDAIGITTTLEPLQSAAVYAPEKVGGQNFDVLVAPGDPSVFGNDGDLLLSWFYRGDTWAKNRMAWSGTPEYAEVQAKLDEAVQMDPAEAKKLHAAVVDIVAEEAPLYPLFHRQLPTAWDSSTLDGFAPLPTTGLSFVGVGRK; encoded by the coding sequence ATGAGTACAACTTCCGAGAGCACCGGCTTTCTCCGGAACGCCAGCCGGCGCGATTTTCTGCGCATTGCCGGTGTCCTGGGCACCGCTTCGGCCTTTGCCGGCTCCCTGGCTGCATGCAGCCCCGGCGGCGCTCCTGCTGCAACCGGCACCGGCGCCGCTGCAGCAGACTCCATTGAGGCAGGCATTTCCTATTCCCTCTCCACCGGCTTCGACCCGATGACCGCAACCGGCGCCACCCCGGTGGCCGCCAACCTCCACATTTTCGAAGGCTTGACGGAACTGCACCCGGCCACCCGGAAGCCGTACCTGGCCCTGGCCGGAGCCGAACCCGAAAAGGTGGACGACACCACGTACCGCGTCACGCTCCGTGACGGGGCCACCTTCCACAACGGCGAGCCCGTCACGGTCGACGACGTCGTCTACTCCTTTGAGCGCGTGCTCGACCCGGCCAACGCCTCCCTGTTTGCCGGTTTCATCCCCTTTATCGCGTCCGTCACCGCCGACGGCGATGCGGTGAAGTTCGCCTTGAAGTACCCCTTCGCCGAATTCGGTCCGCGTATTTCCGTGGTCAAGATCGTTCCCAAGGCCCTGGCCTCGAACCAGGCGGCCTTCGATCTGGCCCCCGTGGGCAGCGGACCGTACAAGTTTGTCTCAGCGGTCAAGGAAGACCGGATTGTCTTCAAGAAGTTCGAGGAATACAACGGTTCCTACCCGGCCAAGGTCACCGATATGACCTGGCTGCTGCTGGCTGACCCTGCGGCACGGGTGGCAGCGGTTCCGTCCCGGACCCAGGCCATTGAGGACATTCCGTACCTGGACGTGGACCAGCTCAAGGCCAAGCTGGATGTGGAGTCCGTGCAGTCCTTCGGCCTGCTGTTCATGATGTTCAACTGCGCTTCGGAGAAGTTTGCAGACAAGCGGGTACGGCAGGCACTGCATTACGCCACCAACACCGAGGACATCATTTCCAAGGCACTGCTGGGCAACGCCGCCGCAGCAACCTCCTATTTCCAGAAGGGCCACCCGTCCTACACGGAGGCCGGCACCGTCTACGGTTATGACCCTGAGAAGGCCAAGGCCCTGCTCAAGGAAGCCGGGATGGAAAACATGACCGTGACGCTGACTTCCACCGACGCCGGGTGGGTCACCAAGGTGACCCCGCTGATCAAGGAAAGCTGGGACGCGATCGGCATCACCACCACGCTGGAACCCCTGCAGTCCGCAGCGGTCTACGCTCCGGAGAAGGTGGGCGGCCAGAACTTCGACGTCCTGGTTGCTCCGGGCGATCCCTCCGTCTTCGGCAACGACGGCGACCTGCTGCTGAGCTGGTTCTACCGAGGCGACACCTGGGCGAAGAACCGCATGGCCTGGTCCGGCACCCCGGAGTACGCGGAGGTCCAGGCAAAGCTGGACGAGGCAGTCCAGATGGACCCGGCCGAAGCGAAAAAGCTGCACGCCGCCGTCGTCGACATTGTTGCCGAAGAGGCACCGCTGTACCCGCTGTTCCACCGGCAGCTTCCCACCGCGTGGGACAGCAGCACGCTCGACGGCTTCGCGCCGCTTCCGACCACCGGTCTCTCCTTCGTCGGCGTCGGCCGGAAGTAA
- a CDS encoding glucosamine-6-phosphate deaminase yields the protein MKVLTRESREAAGAAGAAVVRECVQAKPDAVLGFATGSSPLPLYDALADFGLDFSGVRGFALDEYIGLPPGDPRSYRAVIDSEVVQRLGMRPGSVLLPDVAAADLEAAAREYEQAIRDAGGVDLQILGIGHNGHLAFNEPGAALDSRTRVEQLAERTRRANARFFDSPDQVPTRCMTQGIGTILDARQLLLIAHGADKADIIARALQGPVTPDCPASALQLHPRVTVILDQAAAAGLR from the coding sequence ATGAAGGTTTTGACCAGGGAAAGCCGGGAAGCCGCCGGTGCCGCGGGAGCCGCCGTCGTCCGGGAGTGTGTGCAGGCCAAACCCGATGCGGTGCTGGGCTTTGCCACCGGTTCCTCCCCGCTGCCGCTCTACGACGCCTTGGCGGACTTCGGTCTGGACTTCTCCGGTGTGCGCGGATTTGCCTTGGACGAGTACATCGGGCTGCCGCCGGGAGATCCCCGCAGCTACCGTGCCGTGATCGACAGTGAAGTGGTGCAGCGGCTGGGCATGCGGCCCGGATCCGTGCTCCTGCCCGATGTCGCAGCCGCAGACCTGGAGGCCGCCGCACGGGAGTATGAGCAGGCCATCCGAGACGCCGGCGGCGTGGATCTTCAGATTCTGGGTATCGGCCACAACGGCCATCTGGCGTTCAACGAGCCCGGTGCCGCCCTGGATTCCCGCACCCGGGTGGAGCAGCTCGCCGAACGGACCCGCCGTGCCAACGCCCGCTTCTTCGACTCCCCCGACCAGGTGCCCACCCGCTGCATGACCCAGGGAATCGGCACCATTTTGGATGCCCGGCAGCTGCTCCTGATCGCGCACGGCGCTGATAAAGCCGACATTATTGCGCGGGCGCTGCAGGGCCCCGTCACCCCGGATTGTCCGGCATCCGCGCTGCAGCTGCACCCGCGGGTCACTGTAATCCTTGACCAAGCTGCCGCCGCCGGGCTCCGCTGA